In a genomic window of Streptomyces roseoviridis:
- a CDS encoding serine/threonine protein kinase, which yields MDNSMPVAAGVPPIHFGVHELRTGSADGARADFEQMLAQLASATNPNVRMIAANPGDWGIDAFAGDLGGAITVWQSKYFMPKTTISQSQQIRKSLANALKAAAANGHTITLWILCIPSSMDGPTADWWDGWKKRQERAHSLVIELWDETTLLRKLQSPEGDQVRRAYYEPFTPPAAPAQEQMRLVLDMEEEKAAALDSALFVRQMTEAGHIELDSAKRQFFNADLVAREVAHKGVPAEVAALSSADATLHGVWEMQFNECSAEGTLAALHGRVWREVRGEHDKLPKVLRLEVTHSWGLVHRLVDNRRAGWVTHWRQIASGHVGD from the coding sequence TTGGACAACTCCATGCCGGTGGCAGCTGGTGTTCCGCCCATTCATTTCGGAGTGCACGAACTGCGGACCGGAAGCGCGGACGGGGCACGGGCCGACTTCGAGCAGATGCTCGCGCAGCTCGCCAGTGCGACCAATCCGAACGTCCGGATGATCGCGGCGAATCCGGGCGACTGGGGAATCGACGCTTTCGCCGGTGACCTCGGGGGCGCCATCACTGTGTGGCAGTCCAAGTACTTCATGCCGAAGACCACAATCAGCCAGTCGCAGCAGATTCGCAAATCACTCGCGAACGCGCTGAAAGCCGCAGCTGCCAACGGTCACACCATTACGCTCTGGATCCTGTGCATCCCCTCGAGCATGGACGGTCCGACAGCCGACTGGTGGGACGGCTGGAAAAAGCGGCAGGAAAGGGCGCACAGCCTCGTCATCGAGCTGTGGGACGAGACCACGCTTCTGAGGAAGCTGCAGAGCCCCGAAGGTGACCAGGTACGCCGCGCCTATTACGAACCGTTTACGCCACCCGCCGCTCCCGCCCAGGAGCAGATGCGCCTCGTGCTGGATATGGAAGAGGAGAAGGCGGCAGCGCTCGACTCAGCCCTGTTCGTGCGTCAGATGACCGAGGCCGGCCACATCGAACTGGACTCGGCGAAGAGGCAGTTCTTCAACGCCGACCTGGTGGCGCGCGAAGTCGCACACAAGGGCGTGCCGGCTGAGGTTGCCGCCTTGAGCTCTGCTGACGCCACCCTTCACGGGGTGTGGGAGATGCAGTTCAACGAGTGCTCGGCCGAGGGCACCCTCGCAGCTCTGCACGGCCGGGTATGGCGCGAGGTGCGCGGTGAGCACGACAAACTGCCCAAGGTGCTGCGTCTGGAGGTGACGCACAGCTGGGGTCTGGTCCACCGGCTGGTCGACAACCGTCGGGCAGGGTGGGTCACGCACTGGCGCCAGATCGCGAGCGGTCACGTCGGCGACTGA
- a CDS encoding ABC-three component system middle component 2, with the protein MQADRPVVMPEDEVPFRLAQLLLLLDAVAAQDANGATLERLGYYDFLSANPFLVVPSEGRDASLLRLAGFDPQVLAYASSSQRFTSRRERIQHDLALLVAYGCCKVRTRNGSLTYSITEAGQELGGQFTATYATSFAAAADIVVRQLRKLSDKRLREQTARWLRPDGPDGPTAALMSVLGPGPLPETSWEG; encoded by the coding sequence GTGCAAGCAGACCGGCCCGTTGTGATGCCCGAGGACGAAGTGCCTTTCCGCCTCGCACAACTGCTGCTGCTCCTTGACGCCGTCGCCGCGCAGGACGCGAACGGGGCGACCCTGGAACGCCTCGGATACTACGACTTCCTCTCCGCGAACCCCTTCCTCGTAGTTCCCTCTGAGGGCCGGGACGCCAGCCTCCTCCGGCTGGCCGGATTCGACCCGCAGGTCCTCGCCTACGCGTCCTCCTCACAGCGATTCACGAGCCGGCGGGAACGGATCCAGCACGACCTGGCGCTCCTGGTGGCCTATGGGTGCTGCAAAGTCCGAACCCGCAACGGCTCCCTCACCTACTCAATCACCGAGGCCGGTCAGGAGCTCGGCGGGCAGTTCACCGCCACCTACGCCACCTCCTTTGCTGCCGCCGCCGACATCGTCGTCCGCCAGCTCCGCAAACTCAGCGACAAAAGGCTGCGCGAGCAGACCGCACGGTGGCTCAGGCCGGACGGACCCGACGGCCCCACGGCTGCCCTCATGAGCGTTCTAGGGCCAGGCCCGTTGCCGGAAACGTCCTGGGAGGGATGA
- a CDS encoding WhiB family transcriptional regulator: MRYITTNTGPQPTIRSISDHSWHARAACYGIDPEEADRLFFHGPRNTRDRQQAKQVCAACPVRLDCLNFALENKAEWGMWGGLTLKERAKWREQLDGRLDYSRVRSAINGRDIHLSSLERKAIIRYACARGWSATRLAHILRVTVDWARDVMREESHAIEDRDRHNVHSDPTPAVTAREATARGEKPPTSTVHDADSPDIERSDEDIVPVDRHVHAPVLFDELRKAA, from the coding sequence ATGCGCTACATCACGACCAACACCGGCCCCCAGCCGACCATCCGCTCGATCTCGGACCACAGCTGGCACGCCCGCGCCGCCTGCTACGGCATCGACCCCGAGGAGGCCGACCGGCTGTTCTTCCACGGCCCCCGCAACACCCGCGACCGGCAGCAGGCCAAGCAGGTCTGCGCCGCCTGCCCCGTGCGGCTCGACTGCCTCAACTTCGCCCTGGAGAACAAGGCCGAGTGGGGGATGTGGGGCGGGCTGACCCTGAAAGAGCGGGCCAAGTGGCGTGAGCAGCTCGATGGCCGCCTCGACTACAGCCGGGTGCGCTCGGCGATCAACGGGCGGGACATCCACCTCAGCAGTCTCGAGCGCAAGGCCATCATCCGCTATGCCTGCGCCAGGGGCTGGAGTGCCACCCGCCTCGCCCACATCCTGCGCGTCACGGTCGACTGGGCCCGGGACGTGATGCGCGAGGAGTCGCACGCGATCGAGGACCGTGACCGGCACAACGTGCACTCCGACCCCACGCCGGCCGTGACCGCTCGCGAGGCCACGGCTCGCGGCGAGAAGCCGCCGACGAGCACCGTCCACGACGCGGACAGTCCGGACATCGAGCGCAGTGACGAGGACATCGTCCCGGTGGACCGGCACGTCCACGCGCCCGTCCTGTTCGACGAGCTCCGAAAGGCAGCATGA
- a CDS encoding DUF317 domain-containing protein, with protein MTVDASSPGFTTTVAALRLRTWLLGRGQPMAVIDLFTDVDFKVIVDDRADVHIASKDGRFYLGWFPDGRPGYSGEGWKVAVTGTADAPGYSISFDTETPVDVVAAAVTRILATSSPVAPA; from the coding sequence GTGACCGTGGATGCTTCGAGCCCCGGGTTCACCACCACCGTCGCCGCGCTCCGACTGCGCACGTGGCTGCTCGGCCGAGGGCAGCCGATGGCAGTGATCGACCTCTTCACCGATGTCGACTTCAAGGTCATCGTGGATGACCGCGCTGACGTCCATATCGCCAGCAAGGACGGCCGGTTCTACCTCGGTTGGTTCCCCGACGGCCGGCCAGGGTACAGCGGCGAGGGCTGGAAGGTCGCAGTCACTGGCACCGCCGACGCCCCCGGCTACTCCATCTCCTTCGACACGGAGACCCCAGTCGACGTGGTGGCCGCAGCGGTCACGCGAATCCTGGCCACCTCCAGCCCCGTCGCCCCCGCCTGA
- a CDS encoding plasmid mobilization protein → MTNQQNTPTPTGRRKTDNSVREGASWGGSVASVEPAPEGAGEDLHQGAQVPEASTGGGSKPEEEQKSKPRRRERRARQRPRQPPAKKRLRQPNTRFNEDEYALIVAAAAACNLSVAGFLARAALAAARDLERTSAEVADDRDVITALFDSRRKLGWAGSNLNQAVKALNSGADAPQLQATLAAVRRAAEAVHAAATAVLDRQQAA, encoded by the coding sequence GTGACGAACCAGCAGAACACCCCCACCCCCACCGGCAGGCGGAAGACCGACAACTCGGTGCGGGAGGGAGCAAGTTGGGGCGGAAGCGTAGCTTCCGTCGAGCCCGCCCCCGAAGGGGCGGGAGAGGACCTGCACCAGGGGGCGCAGGTCCCGGAGGCTTCGACCGGGGGCGGATCGAAGCCGGAGGAAGAGCAGAAGTCGAAGCCGCGCCGTCGCGAGCGCCGTGCGCGCCAGCGACCACGTCAGCCGCCGGCGAAGAAGCGTCTTCGCCAGCCCAACACCCGTTTCAACGAAGACGAGTATGCGCTGATCGTCGCCGCCGCCGCTGCTTGCAACCTGTCCGTCGCCGGCTTCCTCGCCCGTGCCGCGCTCGCCGCAGCCCGCGATCTCGAGCGCACGAGCGCCGAGGTCGCCGACGACCGTGACGTGATCACCGCTCTGTTCGACAGCCGACGCAAGCTCGGCTGGGCCGGCAGCAATCTCAACCAGGCCGTGAAGGCGCTCAACTCCGGCGCGGACGCACCTCAGCTGCAGGCAACCCTCGCGGCCGTGCGACGCGCGGCCGAAGCGGTCCATGCTGCCGCGACCGCGGTTCTCGACCGGCAGCAGGCGGCATGA
- a CDS encoding ATP-binding protein: protein MTRYQLADPQPAVPERLRARLEAKLAERGIDLAAALPDTPEPIPALEAAQQRIPIDYRDALVEHPDVAAWVRKVADSAVAPNTGGLNPQYGTPGRRRIAHGPSLLLWGNLGTGKTHQAYAAIRALTASGCGVAWHATTAADLYGDARPQAGVDLEHQLRRIVRVPLLLLDDLGAAKTSAWNEEVLFRLVNWRCQNRLPTVFTTNLPPVRQLADSPGQPVLRDLVGDRVLSRLSGMCTPVRFTGPDRRFQR from the coding sequence GTGACCCGGTACCAACTCGCCGACCCCCAGCCCGCCGTACCGGAACGGCTGCGAGCCCGCCTGGAGGCGAAGCTCGCCGAGCGCGGGATCGACTTGGCCGCCGCACTCCCCGACACCCCGGAGCCGATCCCAGCCCTGGAGGCCGCGCAGCAGCGCATCCCGATCGACTACCGCGACGCCCTGGTGGAGCACCCCGACGTCGCCGCCTGGGTGCGCAAGGTCGCCGACAGCGCGGTCGCCCCGAACACCGGCGGGCTCAACCCGCAGTACGGCACCCCTGGCCGCCGACGGATCGCGCACGGACCGTCCCTGCTGCTGTGGGGGAATCTCGGAACCGGCAAGACCCACCAGGCGTACGCCGCCATCCGGGCCCTGACCGCTTCCGGGTGCGGGGTGGCCTGGCACGCCACGACCGCCGCCGACCTGTACGGCGACGCCCGCCCTCAGGCCGGCGTGGACCTGGAGCACCAGCTCCGCCGGATCGTCCGGGTGCCCCTGCTGCTCCTGGATGACCTGGGGGCGGCGAAGACATCGGCCTGGAACGAAGAGGTGCTCTTCCGGCTGGTGAACTGGCGCTGCCAGAACAGACTTCCGACGGTCTTCACCACCAACCTGCCGCCGGTCCGCCAGCTCGCCGATTCCCCCGGCCAGCCGGTCCTGCGCGACCTGGTCGGCGACCGGGTGCTGAGCCGCCTGTCCGGCATGTGCACCCCGGTCCGCTTCACCGGCCCCGACCGCCGTTTCCAGCGCTGA
- a CDS encoding DNA recombination protein RecN has product MITMEPLPGIRIRHLRLVGMDRSYDVDFTAGQRVRNLSVIAGAFSSGKTAVLEFIAYGLGAKRHPRHQEVLRRVRSCLVEVELSGEPHVIERSVGEPSKVAFVRRGTLDSRTASRAESRPIDPPGAPESLSSLLLSHCKLEGVQLREAPTNSESRTDPLSFRDLMWLAFLPNERVADKNFLFENDYMRKHKLRQVVDVAFGVHDDRAVELGQRIQELGGRLNRAKAELAAARTFVVEQAPTALDGEPTPAVHEQELADITSQLTELDRRARAGTEFAAQLRHQHKKAAQTSQRAAAVLRDCETQIQRLMPLRAQYADDLLKLGMLGEAQQLFDPLSVTTCPACLNRLSAPPTADNGRCSLCRHELTETEGTLALGAADTGSQAGDNRVDVAAETRSTKARLKEITTYIDELGASLAALKLRAEEAAIREEEAAAALDAATSPSVSPFLAARDDLHRRREQVLRQLEQAESAVKLREGLAKRADAVERHEAQIARLREELARLGDASHDRDRIIAKISSRYGELLRAWRYPKVSTPFIKTDLTPFVRGEPYQEASSGARTLLTLAWQLAVFEIAVETGAAHPGFLMIDSPQKNLGHGGTLDAVIADAVAIDDFYHHLSLWLAERGSRAQLIVADNSPPPLVEGSVVVRYSRNEDRPPYGLIEDETSADDEVNAEV; this is encoded by the coding sequence ATGATCACCATGGAGCCGCTTCCCGGCATCCGGATCCGCCATCTGCGCCTGGTCGGCATGGATCGGTCTTACGACGTCGATTTCACCGCCGGCCAGAGGGTACGGAACCTCTCCGTCATCGCCGGGGCGTTCAGCTCCGGCAAGACGGCGGTGCTGGAGTTCATCGCCTACGGGCTCGGAGCGAAACGGCACCCCCGCCACCAAGAGGTGCTGCGAAGGGTCCGTTCATGCCTCGTGGAGGTCGAGCTCTCCGGCGAGCCGCACGTGATCGAGCGGTCGGTCGGAGAGCCCTCGAAGGTCGCCTTCGTACGCCGCGGAACGCTCGACAGCAGGACCGCCTCCAGGGCGGAGAGCAGGCCCATCGACCCGCCCGGGGCACCGGAAAGCCTGTCCTCCCTCCTTCTGAGCCACTGCAAGCTCGAAGGCGTCCAGCTACGCGAAGCGCCTACCAACAGCGAATCCCGCACGGACCCGCTCAGCTTCCGCGACCTGATGTGGCTCGCCTTCCTGCCCAACGAACGCGTCGCGGACAAGAACTTCCTCTTCGAGAACGACTACATGCGCAAGCACAAACTGCGGCAGGTCGTCGACGTCGCCTTCGGGGTCCACGACGACCGCGCCGTCGAACTCGGCCAGCGCATCCAGGAACTCGGCGGCCGGCTCAACCGCGCGAAAGCCGAACTTGCAGCAGCCCGTACCTTCGTCGTGGAGCAGGCTCCCACCGCACTGGACGGTGAACCCACACCTGCCGTCCACGAACAGGAGCTGGCTGACATCACAAGCCAGCTCACAGAGTTGGACCGCCGGGCGCGGGCAGGAACGGAATTCGCGGCCCAACTGCGCCACCAGCACAAAAAGGCGGCCCAGACTTCACAACGGGCGGCAGCGGTCCTGCGGGACTGCGAAACGCAGATCCAACGCCTAATGCCTCTCCGAGCGCAGTACGCCGACGATCTCCTCAAGCTCGGCATGCTCGGCGAAGCACAGCAGCTCTTCGATCCCCTGAGCGTCACCACTTGCCCTGCCTGCCTGAACCGGCTGTCGGCTCCCCCCACCGCCGACAACGGACGCTGCAGCCTCTGTCGCCATGAACTAACGGAAACAGAAGGGACGTTGGCCCTGGGCGCCGCTGACACCGGTAGCCAGGCCGGGGACAACCGGGTGGACGTCGCAGCCGAGACTCGGTCCACCAAAGCCCGCCTCAAGGAGATCACCACCTACATCGATGAGCTCGGCGCCTCGCTCGCCGCACTCAAACTCCGGGCGGAAGAAGCGGCCATCCGGGAAGAGGAAGCCGCCGCCGCGCTGGACGCCGCGACATCGCCCTCCGTCTCACCGTTCCTCGCCGCCCGCGACGACCTGCATCGAAGGCGCGAACAGGTCCTGCGCCAACTCGAACAGGCCGAGAGCGCAGTCAAGCTCCGCGAAGGACTTGCCAAACGGGCCGACGCCGTGGAACGCCACGAAGCTCAGATTGCCCGTCTCCGCGAGGAACTCGCACGGCTCGGGGACGCCTCCCACGACCGCGATCGGATCATCGCCAAGATCAGCAGCCGGTACGGCGAGCTCCTGCGGGCCTGGCGCTACCCCAAAGTCAGTACGCCCTTCATCAAGACCGACCTCACACCCTTCGTGCGCGGTGAGCCGTACCAGGAAGCCTCTTCCGGCGCCCGGACCCTGCTGACCCTGGCCTGGCAGCTGGCCGTCTTCGAGATCGCCGTCGAAACAGGGGCCGCACACCCGGGATTCCTCATGATCGACAGCCCTCAGAAAAACCTCGGCCACGGCGGCACCCTCGATGCCGTGATCGCGGATGCCGTCGCCATCGACGACTTCTACCACCACCTCTCCCTCTGGCTCGCAGAGCGCGGTAGCCGAGCACAGCTCATCGTCGCCGACAACAGCCCGCCACCGCTGGTGGAAGGCAGCGTGGTGGTGCGCTACAGCCGCAACGAGGACCGTCCACCGTACGGACTGATCGAAGACGAAACCAGCGCGGACGACGAGGTGAATGCCGAGGTGTAA
- a CDS encoding metalloregulator ArsR/SmtB family transcription factor has translation MLTLAADVEVLARFGRALADPIRCRILLALREAPAHPADLADTLEISRTRLSNHLACLRDCGLVVAVPVGRRTRYELADERLGQALDDLRTAVVAVEADKACVDADEKGCC, from the coding sequence GTGCTGACTCTCGCTGCTGACGTCGAGGTGCTGGCGCGGTTCGGCCGTGCCCTAGCCGACCCGATCCGCTGCCGGATACTCCTCGCCCTGCGCGAGGCCCCGGCCCACCCTGCCGACCTCGCCGACACCCTGGAAATTTCGCGCACGCGGCTGTCGAACCACCTAGCGTGCCTGCGCGACTGCGGCCTGGTCGTCGCGGTACCGGTGGGCCGCCGTACTCGGTACGAGCTCGCCGACGAACGCCTCGGGCAGGCGCTGGACGACCTACGCACCGCCGTCGTGGCGGTCGAGGCCGACAAGGCCTGTGTGGACGCGGACGAGAAGGGCTGCTGCTGA
- a CDS encoding DUF317 domain-containing protein, which translates to MRPRHLAGDDDELADRVADTLMEVGWSTWTTARSTLLHLSPRGLAGAEWVRGSHDFLLGDLPVAWHISARTCAGSAVMEWNAYFTTGTPPEAIGDFLLAVEARTDPAINYAGRDVVLDALCALGWARDLDTPHSRVWDPGMSAGFAWGELPELVRDSDPRPDLYGWQAWAEPVIGEPYQWTATFSASVPHDLVAAFAASLASPIPVLRRNPPENADGRLFVTPAP; encoded by the coding sequence GTGCGGCCGCGCCACCTGGCCGGCGACGACGACGAACTCGCCGACCGTGTCGCCGACACGCTCATGGAGGTCGGCTGGAGCACGTGGACGACGGCGCGAAGCACGCTGCTGCACCTCAGCCCCCGTGGACTCGCCGGTGCCGAGTGGGTCCGGGGCTCTCACGACTTCCTGCTCGGGGATCTCCCGGTTGCCTGGCACATTTCTGCCCGAACCTGCGCCGGCAGCGCGGTGATGGAGTGGAACGCCTACTTCACCACCGGTACGCCCCCCGAGGCGATCGGCGACTTCCTCCTCGCGGTCGAGGCACGTACGGACCCGGCTATCAACTACGCCGGCCGCGACGTCGTCCTCGACGCCCTCTGCGCGCTCGGGTGGGCCCGCGATCTCGACACCCCGCATAGCCGTGTCTGGGACCCCGGCATGTCTGCCGGCTTCGCCTGGGGGGAACTGCCCGAGCTGGTCCGCGACAGCGATCCGCGCCCGGACCTGTACGGATGGCAGGCGTGGGCCGAGCCCGTGATCGGCGAGCCCTACCAGTGGACGGCGACCTTCAGCGCCAGCGTCCCCCACGATCTCGTCGCCGCTTTCGCCGCTTCCCTCGCCTCACCCATACCGGTGCTGCGCCGCAACCCGCCCGAGAACGCGGACGGCCGCCTTTTCGTCACCCCGGCCCCGTAA
- a CDS encoding relaxase/mobilization nuclease domain-containing protein, with amino-acid sequence MIPSVNEPGDRTIGLLAYLYGPGKREEHVDPHLVASFDGMAPDPGRDPQATLKDLQQLLDQPVQALPKHARPAKHVWHTSVRTAPGDRTLSDAEWAEVARRIVAATGIDPGEGRPGCRWAAVRHAEDHIHIVATLVREDGTRPDDFRSGKRAQAEVRLIEKEFGLHQVAPGDGTAAQRPTSAERHKAERQGRERTAREELRETARRAVAGAQGEKEFFDRLAAAGLLVKKRVAPSGDLLGYKVALPDDRNKDGEPVYYPGARLAPDLSLPRIRERWSADAPGGDDIPAEVPRRAGPGAPAAARRRTAAAAWQAVMVVEQGDDAVAAAYIAAAGEVLDALAKTSAAHTRRELREAAWAFERASRSHVRAVRGHDRALRQAARELVHGGPALGRGEDGATTAMAIDMLFFLITAIAHWHARKDHAQQAEAAHRAAEHLRTAYRAAADHPLAVLHQRGRRLARPLLQLQSAVVRSAIPDLAEQVLAEPGWYALAATLADAEAAGHDPATLLTEAAGRRELNTAERVSDVLVWRLRRAADLPADAAGMNPVRRSSSGASRTASQEQNVTRRPNR; translated from the coding sequence ATGATCCCGAGCGTCAACGAGCCCGGCGACCGGACCATCGGCCTGCTCGCCTACCTCTACGGCCCCGGCAAGCGCGAGGAGCACGTCGACCCGCACCTCGTCGCCTCGTTCGACGGCATGGCCCCCGACCCCGGCCGCGATCCGCAGGCCACCCTGAAGGACCTCCAGCAGCTCCTGGACCAGCCCGTCCAAGCTCTCCCCAAGCACGCCCGGCCCGCAAAGCACGTCTGGCACACCTCCGTACGCACCGCGCCCGGAGACCGGACGCTGTCCGACGCGGAGTGGGCCGAGGTGGCCCGCCGGATCGTCGCCGCGACCGGGATCGACCCGGGCGAGGGACGGCCCGGCTGCCGATGGGCCGCCGTACGGCACGCAGAGGACCACATCCACATCGTCGCCACCCTCGTGCGCGAGGACGGCACCCGGCCCGACGACTTCCGCTCCGGCAAACGCGCCCAGGCCGAGGTCCGGCTCATCGAGAAGGAGTTCGGCCTGCACCAGGTCGCGCCCGGGGACGGCACCGCCGCTCAGCGGCCCACCAGCGCCGAGCGGCACAAGGCCGAGCGCCAGGGCCGCGAGCGGACCGCCCGCGAGGAACTCCGTGAGACCGCACGACGCGCCGTCGCCGGCGCCCAGGGCGAGAAGGAGTTCTTCGACCGGCTGGCCGCCGCCGGCCTCCTGGTGAAGAAGCGCGTCGCTCCCTCCGGTGATCTGCTCGGATACAAGGTCGCGCTGCCCGACGACCGCAACAAGGACGGTGAGCCCGTCTACTACCCCGGCGCCCGTCTCGCCCCCGACCTCTCCCTGCCCCGCATCCGAGAGCGCTGGTCCGCAGATGCCCCCGGAGGAGACGACATCCCGGCCGAAGTACCGAGACGGGCAGGGCCGGGAGCGCCGGCAGCCGCGCGCCGACGGACGGCGGCTGCGGCCTGGCAGGCTGTCATGGTCGTCGAGCAGGGCGACGACGCGGTCGCCGCCGCCTACATCGCCGCCGCGGGAGAGGTCCTCGACGCGCTCGCCAAAACGTCCGCCGCCCACACCCGCCGGGAACTACGAGAAGCCGCCTGGGCATTCGAGCGGGCCTCCCGCTCCCACGTCCGCGCCGTGCGCGGGCACGACCGTGCCCTGCGGCAGGCCGCCCGTGAACTCGTCCACGGCGGGCCGGCCCTCGGTCGCGGGGAGGACGGCGCCACGACGGCCATGGCGATCGACATGCTGTTCTTCCTGATCACCGCCATCGCGCACTGGCACGCCAGGAAGGACCACGCCCAGCAGGCGGAAGCCGCTCACCGGGCCGCCGAGCACCTCCGAACCGCCTACCGGGCCGCCGCCGACCATCCGCTCGCCGTGCTCCACCAGCGCGGTCGGCGCCTCGCCCGCCCCCTGCTACAGCTGCAGAGCGCCGTCGTACGAAGCGCGATCCCCGATCTCGCCGAGCAGGTCCTCGCCGAACCCGGCTGGTACGCCCTGGCGGCCACCCTCGCCGACGCCGAGGCCGCCGGCCATGACCCGGCCACACTCCTCACCGAAGCCGCCGGACGCCGCGAACTCAACACCGCAGAGCGCGTCAGCGACGTCCTGGTCTGGCGACTGCGCCGGGCCGCGGACCTTCCCGCCGACGCAGCCGGAATGAACCCCGTCAGGCGGTCGTCCTCCGGAGCATCACGCACAGCGTCCCAGGAGCAGAACGTGACGCGGCGCCCTAACCGATAG
- a CDS encoding cation transporter, protein MTAEISIGIGPAPTRRDALAKRIRLLVAATITYNVIEAVVAITAGTIASSTALIGFGLDSVIEVSSAAAVAWQFSTRDHAVREAREKRTLRVIAVSFFALAAYVSVDAVRALAGTAEAERSIPGIVIAALSLAVMPFLSVAQRKAGRELGSASAVADSKQTLLCTYLSAVLLAGLVLNATLGWSWADPIAALVIAAVAVKEGRDAWQGKGCCATPAAAAVPSGGTETDACGCRPGCDCCN, encoded by the coding sequence ATGACCGCCGAGATATCCATCGGCATAGGCCCGGCTCCGACCCGCCGTGACGCGCTCGCCAAGCGGATACGGCTGCTGGTCGCGGCCACCATCACTTACAACGTCATCGAGGCGGTCGTTGCCATCACCGCTGGGACGATCGCCTCTTCCACCGCACTGATCGGCTTCGGCCTGGACTCGGTCATCGAGGTCTCCTCGGCTGCGGCGGTCGCCTGGCAGTTCTCCACACGCGACCATGCTGTGCGCGAGGCCCGGGAGAAGCGCACACTGCGGGTCATCGCGGTGTCGTTCTTCGCGCTTGCCGCCTACGTCAGCGTCGACGCCGTCCGCGCGCTGGCCGGCACCGCCGAGGCCGAACGTTCCATCCCCGGCATCGTCATCGCCGCCCTGTCCCTGGCCGTGATGCCGTTCTTGTCCGTCGCCCAGCGCAAGGCCGGACGCGAACTCGGCTCCGCCAGTGCGGTCGCCGACTCCAAGCAGACCCTGCTGTGCACGTACCTCTCCGCCGTCCTCCTGGCGGGCCTGGTCCTCAATGCCACCCTCGGCTGGTCGTGGGCCGACCCGATCGCCGCCCTTGTCATCGCCGCCGTCGCGGTCAAGGAAGGCCGCGACGCCTGGCAGGGCAAGGGCTGCTGCGCAACACCCGCCGCCGCGGCGGTCCCCTCCGGCGGCACCGAGACAGACGCGTGCGGCTGCCGCCCCGGCTGCGACTGCTGCAACTGA
- a CDS encoding carboxymuconolactone decarboxylase family protein, with translation MPRLTRLTPDTAVGASRDLLADLASRHGQIGDMVSTMAHSPAVLGGYLQLSRAMGRAKLDRRISERISIAVQALQGCGLCLDAHVGAARALGVDEEEIERAHAGTSADPAIAAIIGLALQVYREPTSITDEQLGALREHGYSDRAIADVVGVVALNILTGAFNLLAGLTPGSDTGA, from the coding sequence ATGCCCCGCCTGACCCGACTCACGCCCGACACGGCGGTCGGCGCCTCGCGCGACCTGCTCGCCGACCTGGCCTCCCGCCACGGTCAGATCGGCGACATGGTCTCCACGATGGCGCACTCACCGGCCGTACTGGGCGGATACCTCCAGCTCAGCAGGGCCATGGGACGAGCCAAACTCGACCGCAGAATCAGCGAACGGATCTCGATCGCCGTCCAGGCACTCCAGGGCTGCGGGCTCTGCCTCGACGCGCACGTCGGTGCCGCCCGCGCCCTGGGCGTGGACGAGGAAGAGATCGAGCGCGCCCACGCGGGCACCTCGGCCGATCCCGCGATCGCGGCGATCATCGGCCTCGCCCTCCAGGTCTACCGCGAGCCGACGTCGATCACCGACGAACAGCTCGGCGCGCTCCGTGAGCACGGCTACAGCGACCGCGCGATAGCCGACGTCGTCGGCGTCGTCGCGCTCAACATCCTCACCGGCGCCTTCAACCTGCTCGCCGGCCTGACACCGGGGAGCGACACCGGTGCCTAG